One genomic segment of Bradyrhizobium prioriisuperbiae includes these proteins:
- a CDS encoding MBL fold metallo-hydrolase produces MARILLGILPTPIHGTIRQALSRYHTMFFRGILLRIAIALPILTIVATAHAAEPKMKVILLGTAGPEYFPDRLGISTLIEANGEKLLFDVGRGTNQRLYQSLVNPKDISRIFLTHLHSDHIEGLPDLWMTPWFLLGRDHGLELWGPDGTAQMVDGMRAMFGHDLAARVNQFNPIVTLAIQTHVVGDGVVFDNNGVKVTAFTVEHADGNPAFGYKIESNGHAVVLSGDTTLSENVIKQGAGADLIVHNVIAFSERLSAMPEMKGVLAKLTTPEQAAEVFKRAKPKLAVYSHIVTKELQGKAGEDEIITRTRAAGYAGPLLMGLDRMSFEIADEVTTLAPPSLDRLPNLDSKGQIFP; encoded by the coding sequence ATGGCTCGCATCTTGCTAGGGATCTTGCCGACCCCGATCCATGGCACCATCCGACAGGCGCTCAGCAGGTATCACACCATGTTCTTCCGCGGCATCCTCCTCCGTATCGCAATCGCTCTTCCGATCCTGACAATCGTCGCCACGGCGCATGCGGCCGAACCGAAAATGAAGGTCATCCTGCTGGGCACAGCCGGACCCGAGTATTTCCCGGACCGGCTGGGGATATCGACGCTGATCGAGGCGAACGGCGAGAAGCTGCTGTTCGACGTCGGCCGCGGCACCAACCAGCGGCTCTATCAAAGCCTGGTCAACCCCAAGGATATTTCAAGAATCTTCCTGACCCATCTCCACAGCGACCATATCGAAGGATTGCCCGATCTCTGGATGACTCCGTGGTTTCTGCTGGGGCGCGACCATGGCCTGGAGCTGTGGGGCCCGGACGGCACGGCGCAGATGGTGGACGGCATGCGCGCAATGTTTGGCCACGACCTCGCGGCGCGGGTCAATCAATTCAACCCCATCGTTACCCTGGCGATCCAGACCCACGTGGTGGGCGACGGCGTGGTGTTCGACAACAACGGCGTCAAGGTCACCGCCTTCACCGTCGAACACGCCGACGGCAACCCCGCGTTCGGATACAAGATAGAGAGCAATGGACATGCGGTCGTGCTGTCCGGCGACACCACGCTGAGCGAGAACGTGATCAAGCAAGGCGCTGGCGCCGACCTGATCGTGCATAACGTCATCGCGTTCAGCGAACGTCTCAGCGCGATGCCGGAAATGAAGGGCGTGCTGGCCAAATTGACGACGCCGGAGCAGGCCGCCGAGGTCTTCAAACGGGCGAAACCGAAACTCGCCGTCTATTCCCACATCGTCACCAAGGAATTGCAGGGCAAAGCAGGCGAGGACGAGATCATCACCCGCACGCGAGCCGCGGGATATGCCGGCCCCCTGCTGATGGGCCTCGACCGCATGAGCTTCGAAATCGCGGACGAGGTGACGACGCTGGCGCCGCCATCCCTCGATCGCCTGCCGAACCTTGACAGCAAGGGGCAGATATTTCCATAG
- a CDS encoding transporter substrate-binding domain-containing protein: MAIIARRDFMIGAGAAVLTTIPRRSSAATPAFKTVTPGVLTIANSGEMPMITTESGKLVGSDADVVVAIARKLGLDVASAQMEWSATVQAVKSGRADIMVGNMGWTPARAKALLITDAIYYAGAFVCMKKDKPFSTGITTADIRGHSIGTVNGFFIVPEMKKLPGTTEVKLYDNSDSCVRDIAAGRLEFAVLDGPLVDYIILKNPDWNLKQVALSSDPAYPQLTSKQHTVMGMNQDNHDLFDAVNAGVKWVWKTAQNGTSLQKYGITNPDYLVAPQENPRIGIDRDASGGVVGAGGHVVKDYSALFA; the protein is encoded by the coding sequence ATGGCAATCATAGCACGTAGAGATTTTATGATAGGCGCTGGCGCGGCGGTTCTGACGACCATTCCGCGCCGATCTAGCGCAGCGACACCTGCCTTTAAGACGGTGACGCCCGGTGTCCTTACGATAGCTAACAGCGGCGAAATGCCGATGATTACGACGGAAAGTGGCAAGCTTGTCGGTTCGGATGCCGACGTAGTGGTGGCTATCGCTCGGAAGCTCGGCCTTGATGTTGCTTCTGCCCAGATGGAATGGTCGGCAACCGTCCAAGCAGTGAAGAGCGGCCGGGCCGATATCATGGTTGGCAATATGGGTTGGACGCCGGCGCGAGCGAAGGCGTTGCTCATAACTGACGCGATCTATTATGCCGGCGCGTTCGTTTGCATGAAAAAGGACAAGCCGTTCAGCACCGGCATCACGACGGCTGACATCAGGGGCCATTCGATTGGTACCGTAAACGGCTTCTTTATCGTACCTGAAATGAAGAAGCTTCCCGGTACAACCGAGGTCAAGCTATACGACAACAGTGACAGTTGTGTTCGAGACATAGCGGCTGGCAGACTAGAGTTCGCGGTGCTCGATGGGCCGCTAGTGGATTACATAATCCTCAAGAACCCCGATTGGAACCTGAAACAGGTCGCGCTTTCGTCCGACCCCGCTTATCCGCAGCTGACAAGCAAGCAGCATACAGTGATGGGAATGAACCAGGACAACCACGATCTCTTCGATGCCGTAAACGCTGGTGTCAAATGGGTGTGGAAGACTGCACAGAATGGGACGTCGTTGCAGAAATATGGCATCACCAATCCCGACTATCTTGTTGCTCCGCAAGAGAACCCTCGAATAGGTATCGACCGAGACGCTTCCGGCGGCGTCGTTGGAGCGGGTGGGCACGTGGTCAAGGACTATTCAGCGCTGTTCGCGTAA
- a CDS encoding amino acid ABC transporter ATP-binding protein gives MGSHSKPAFLLEIHDVSKRFGELDVLRNVNLNIAVGEKVAIIGPSGSGKTTLLRCVAHLERPTSGHVTIAGDRVGKRLEGNTWRDMSDGELAKVRTGIGMVFQRFNLFPHLTALENVMLGPIQVLKRSRSEVEPLACDLLRKVGLAHKASAYPERLSGGQQQRVAIARSLAMQPRLMLFDEATSALDPELIGEVLSVMRDLAADGMTMMIVTHEMQFAEDVADRVVFMDHGRVIDQGPPSELFRSPSHPRVQTFLRAVIDRQAMVEPIVASATI, from the coding sequence ATGGGGTCTCACAGCAAACCGGCCTTCCTCCTCGAGATTCACGATGTGAGCAAAAGGTTTGGCGAACTTGATGTTCTGAGGAACGTGAATCTCAATATCGCGGTCGGCGAAAAAGTCGCGATCATTGGGCCGAGTGGATCCGGTAAGACGACGTTACTTCGCTGCGTTGCCCATCTAGAGCGACCAACGTCCGGCCACGTCACAATTGCAGGGGACCGCGTTGGCAAGCGACTAGAAGGCAATACATGGCGTGACATGTCGGACGGGGAATTGGCAAAAGTACGAACTGGCATCGGGATGGTGTTTCAACGGTTCAATCTTTTTCCACATCTAACCGCATTGGAGAATGTAATGCTGGGACCAATTCAGGTCCTTAAACGCAGCCGTTCTGAAGTCGAGCCCTTAGCGTGCGACCTACTGAGAAAGGTCGGTCTTGCCCACAAAGCGTCAGCTTATCCGGAGCGGTTGTCCGGTGGCCAGCAGCAGCGCGTTGCGATCGCGCGTTCGCTCGCCATGCAGCCACGCTTGATGTTATTCGATGAGGCAACTTCTGCACTCGATCCCGAACTCATCGGTGAAGTGTTGAGCGTGATGCGCGACCTTGCGGCGGATGGAATGACGATGATGATCGTTACTCACGAAATGCAGTTCGCGGAAGACGTCGCTGACCGGGTTGTTTTTATGGACCATGGCCGCGTCATCGACCAAGGACCACCGAGCGAACTGTTCCGGTCGCCCTCCCACCCCCGAGTGCAGACCTTTCTACGAGCCGTAATCGACCGCCAGGCCATGGTCGAGCCCATAGTTGCGAGTGCAACGATTTGA
- a CDS encoding amino acid ABC transporter permease: protein MNAWVTTLGLVPDLLIAAVTTIKITLGGLLVALALGLFCAILQSLQSGILRVAVAIYVDVFRAVPVLTQLFIIYFGLTAIGIRLDPVPAAIVGFGINGGAYLTEAFRAGIGSVNHGQLEAAHMLGMTKLSTMRIIILPQAMRVVLPPLGNYAIGLLKDTALASAVAAPELMFRARILVDKTFLSTQIYLAVAILYLGMSLCLGQVTRWAEARLAWTRK from the coding sequence TTGAACGCTTGGGTCACCACTCTTGGCTTGGTTCCAGACCTCCTCATTGCCGCCGTGACCACGATTAAGATCACGCTCGGTGGATTGTTGGTTGCCCTGGCTCTCGGACTATTTTGCGCAATCCTGCAGAGTTTGCAGTCTGGTATCCTCCGGGTCGCCGTTGCCATCTATGTGGACGTATTTCGGGCAGTACCTGTGCTCACCCAGCTCTTCATCATCTATTTCGGGCTCACTGCCATAGGCATTAGACTTGACCCGGTGCCGGCAGCTATCGTTGGCTTTGGAATCAATGGGGGCGCCTACTTAACGGAAGCGTTCCGCGCCGGGATCGGCTCGGTCAACCACGGACAGCTTGAGGCGGCACATATGTTGGGTATGACTAAGCTGTCTACGATGCGCATTATCATTTTGCCGCAAGCCATGCGGGTCGTCCTACCGCCGCTGGGAAACTACGCAATCGGCTTGCTGAAGGACACAGCGTTAGCATCAGCTGTTGCCGCGCCAGAACTGATGTTCCGAGCTCGCATTCTCGTCGACAAGACCTTTTTAAGCACTCAAATCTATCTCGCGGTCGCGATCCTCTATCTCGGCATGAGCCTCTGTCTTGGACAGGTAACCCGCTGGGCTGAAGCGCGTTTAGCATGGACTAGGAAGTGA
- a CDS encoding amino acid ABC transporter permease, which translates to MTWSIFVDSVPELLQAALSTLQMTVMAFCLAAVLGLLLALVRMAGGWPGQFAFLYIEMLRGTPALVLLFLIYFGLVSLGILLHSFTAAVVALGLNGAAYTAEIYRAGITAVDAGQREAAQMIGLRRRQIMHRVVLPQALPVVLPSMGNYVVSLLKDTSIASLIAAPELMLRARDLAGTYYLPMEYYCVVGVMYLAMAWPMMHGLRRLELRLGRRHPPSIMTGT; encoded by the coding sequence GTGACCTGGAGCATCTTCGTCGACAGCGTGCCGGAACTGCTTCAGGCCGCGCTTAGCACGTTGCAAATGACGGTGATGGCCTTTTGCCTTGCCGCGGTGTTAGGCTTGCTGCTCGCGCTCGTGCGAATGGCGGGTGGGTGGCCTGGGCAGTTTGCCTTCTTATATATCGAAATGCTGCGCGGTACGCCCGCGCTCGTCCTCCTGTTCCTGATATACTTTGGCCTCGTCTCGCTCGGCATACTACTGCATTCCTTTACTGCCGCCGTAGTGGCCCTCGGTCTTAACGGCGCCGCCTATACGGCGGAGATTTACCGGGCAGGGATCACCGCCGTCGATGCGGGCCAGCGAGAAGCCGCCCAAATGATCGGGTTGCGGCGACGGCAAATTATGCATCGCGTAGTGCTACCGCAGGCATTACCCGTAGTGCTGCCATCAATGGGCAACTACGTTGTTTCACTGCTCAAGGACACGTCAATCGCCTCCCTTATCGCCGCACCTGAATTGATGTTGCGTGCACGTGATCTTGCTGGAACTTACTATCTGCCGATGGAGTATTACTGTGTTGTTGGTGTCATGTATCTCGCTATGGCTTGGCCCATGATGCATGGCCTGCGACGGTTAGAACTCCGACTTGGCCGCCGGCACCCGCCGAGCATTATGACAGGAACCTAG
- a CDS encoding cupin domain-containing protein produces the protein MTDKDMVLANSKVKYQMLLEEEVYAVTKTTVLAGGETQWHRHTNVNDRFVVVCGVLTVECQVDGVVSKAEVRDYFDVKPGVSHHVKNETDDDVVYIMVQSGGKRDIVLELAGTPAEARLVRV, from the coding sequence ATGACTGACAAGGACATGGTTCTCGCGAATAGTAAAGTTAAGTACCAAATGCTTCTTGAGGAAGAAGTCTACGCCGTCACAAAGACAACGGTGCTCGCTGGCGGTGAGACGCAGTGGCACCGTCATACAAACGTTAACGATCGTTTTGTCGTCGTTTGTGGTGTGTTGACCGTCGAGTGCCAAGTCGACGGTGTAGTAAGCAAAGCAGAAGTGCGTGATTATTTCGATGTTAAGCCTGGTGTGAGTCATCACGTCAAAAATGAAACGGACGATGACGTCGTTTACATTATGGTCCAGTCCGGGGGAAAGCGAGATATCGTGCTTGAGCTTGCTGGGACACCGGCTGAAGCTAGGCTCGTTAGGGTCTGA